In the genome of Patescibacteria group bacterium, the window CCCCATGCTCGCCACAAATTCCAATTTTTAAACCTTTCTTTACGCTTCGTCCCTTATTAATGCCAATTTTTACCAATTGCCCTATTCCCTCCTGATCTAAAGATTGAAACGGATCGGCTGCAATAATTTTTTTATTTAAATAAACCTTTATAAACTTACCTGAATCGTCGCGTGAAAAACCCATCCCCATTTGCGTTAAATCATTAGTACCAAAAGAGAAAAAATCCGCTTCTTGGGCAATTTGATCGGCTGTTACCGCGGCTCGCGGGACTTCAATCATGGTGCCAACCAAATATTCAATCTTAGTTTTATATTGCTTCATAACTTCGGCGGCGATTTTTTTAACCACGTCTTTTTGATTTTTAAGCTCGTTAACATTACCGACCAATGGAATCATTATTTCCGGAACAACCTTAATATTTTCTTTTTTTAATTCACAGGCTGCAGAAATAATAGCCCGAACTTGCATCTCGGTAATTTCCGGGTAGGTGATGCCGAGCCGGCAGCCGCGATGACCAAGCATCGGATTAAATTCGTGAAGCTCTTGCGCCTTTGCCCAAATCTTTTCTTCGGAAATTTTTATTTTTTCCGATAACTCTTTGGCTTCTTTTTGATCCTTTGGCAAAAATTCATGAAGCGGCGGATCAAGGGTGCGAACCGTCACCGGATAACCTCTCATCTCTTTGAATAATTCCTTGAAATCTTCTTTTTGAAATGGCAATAATTTATTTAAAGCCGCTCGTCTGGTTTCTTCGGTATCGGCAATAATCATCTCCTGTATGTACGGCAGTCTATCTTTGTCAAAAAACATATGTTCGGTTCGGCAGAGCCCAATGCCTTCAGCGCCAAATATTCGCGCCATTTTAGCATCGCGCGGCATATCGGCATTGGCTCGTACCTTTAATTGCTTAATTTCATCAACCCATTTCATTAATTGACCAAATTCTCCGCTTAAAGTTGGTTGCACAGTAGCCACTTTTCCCAAAATAATTTGACCGGTATTGCCATCAAGCGTCAGCCAATCACCTTCATTAACGATATTTTTACCTAAATGAAATTTTTTATTTTTTTCATCGACTTTCAGTTCTTCACAACCCACCACGCAACAACGGCCCATGCCCCTGGCCACTACGGCCGCATGACTGGTCATACCGCCTCTGGCGGTTAACACTCCTTGCGCCACTTCCATACCGTGAATATCATCGGGGCAAGTTTCGGTACGCACCAAAATTACCGGTTTATCTACGCCTAAGGCTGTTGCCTCTTCGGAACTAAACACAACATGACCGACTGCCGCCCCTGGTGAAGCCGGCAAACCTCGTCCAATAGCTTGCGATTTAATTTTTGGATCTAAGATTGGATGTAATAATTGATTAATTTGCTCCGGCTCAACGCGTAAAATAGCCACCTCTTTGGAAATCATTTTTTCTTTTACCATATCAACGGCATTTTTTATGGCCGCTCGCGCTGTTCTTTTACCAGTACGAGTTTGTAGAATATACAGTTTATTTTTTTCTACCGTAAATTCAAAGTCCTGCACGTCTTTATAATGTTTTTCTAAACGCTTAGTAATTGTTTTTAGTTGCCTATATACCAGCGGCATATCTTTGGCTAAACTGGCGATTGGCTGTGGCGTTCTAACTCCCGCCACCACATCTTCGCCCTGGGCATTAATTAAATATTCTCCATAAAATTGATTTTCGCCCGTAGCCGGATTTCTTGTAAAACCGACGCCGGTTGCGCAATCGTTGCCCATATTTCCAAAAACCATAACCTGAATATTAACGGCCGTTCCTAAATCATCGGATATTTTATTTAAACGGCGATAAGTCTGCGCCCGAGGATTGTTCCAACTTTTAAATACGGCATCGCGCGCCATTTTTAATTGCTGATACGCATCGACCGGTAAATCATGTTTAGTAATTTCTCTGATTAATTTTTTATACTGACTGATTATCTCTTTTAAATCATCTTCCCTTAAATCAAAGTCGTATTTAATATTCCTTTTTTCTTTTATTTCTGTAAGGATTTCTTCGAATTGTTCTTTGGCTATTCCCAAAACCACATTACCGAACATTTGAATAAACCGGCGATAAGTATCATAAACAAATCGAGGATTTTTCGTGGTTTTGATTAGATTTACCACATTCTCATCATTCAAACCCAAATTCAAAATCGTATCCATCATGCCGGGCATAGAAAATCTAGCGCCACTGCGGACTGAAACCAATAACGGGTTTTTACTATCGCCTAATTTTTTATTAACGCTTTTTTCTATTTTTTTAAGCGCAGATTTTATTTGTTTGTCCAGTTCAGATGGTAATTTATTATTATGATCATAAAAATAATTACAAACCTCGGTAGTAATCGTAAAACCAGGCGGCACCGGTACTCCAGCCTTGGCCATATCAGCTAACCCCGCGCCCTTGCCTCCCAACGTGTCTTTCATTGTTATATTACCTTCAGTTTCACGATCGCCAAAATAATAAACCAATTTCTGCGTTCTTTTTTTTGCCATTTTATAATATATTACTTAATTAATTTCTATAATTTTACTTTTAGTTTTATGACCGATTGCAATAGATATCCTTGATGCTGGAATTTTAAAATATTCGCTTAATAATTTTATAACCGCTTGATTGGCTTTGCCTTGTTTAGCCGGCGCATTGGTAAAAACCACATATTCGCATTCGCCTATTTTCATAACTTCATTTTTTTTCACGCCGGGCTTAACTTTTACCAGTATTTTCATAATCCTAATAAAATAAAAATATATTTTAGTATATATTCCATACTTGTCAATATAATTTTAGAAACGCGCCTCCATTCTTAGTGGCGTTTGCTTCGCGGCCGAAATTGTGGATGATGTTTGTGCCTCCTTTCATGATGACCATTACCATTGTCGCCAGCAATCGTGACCCACCAGATTTTACACTCAGCGCAGCTTCGTGTAATTACAACCTGGTGATTAACACGAACTACCGATTGACACTCGACTCCCGTGTTGAAGCAACGCGGGCAAAGCTTACTGTCTCTTCTGCCGGCATTGGCATATCCCTTATTCGGGAGTCCTGTATGCGTACACACCACTTCTGCAATATCTATGTAGAGTGTAGCCATAGTTATTTTATATTATATAAAATAAAAAATGTCAACAAATACTTGTTAACATTTAAGGTTAAAATAAATATATATTAATCAGTGATATTTATTTGAAATCTTATCAATCAATCGCGTCGTGGAATAGGTTGATTTTTTAATCTCCGAAAATTTTAAAAGCTTCCAAGGACCACGGCCATATTCTTTCGGGCTTTTAGCTTCATCGACGGTCATGGCCACATAATCCGGTTTTAAAAATCTTAATAGCGCCACTGATTCGGCTTTTGAATTTGATTTATCGGCAAAAGTATAATCAACGCCCTTTATACTATCAATCACTAATGTTCTGTCTTTTTGATTATTAATTGGCCTGCTTGATCCTTTTTTAAACTTGGTAAGCTTATCAGATTGCGTTAAAATAATTATTACCTCGGCTCTCTTTCTCAACATCTTAATTAAATATAGATAACCCGGATGCACGATATCAAAGACGCCCTTCTTTATCAAAACCTTTTGGCCGCGAGATTGGTAACGACTAATAATCTTTTTTAATTTTGATTTATTATTGATAATCATTTATTTAGTATAGCATTCTTTGACAAATTTGTAAAAAGCGCTAAAGTATAAATCTATGATCGCTACTCTTATAACTTTTTTAGCCAATATCATTATCCAGGTCATTAGCTCAATCGGTTATGCCGGCATATATTTATTAATGCTGCTCGAAAGCTGCGGATTTTTAATTCCTTCCGAAATAATTATGCCCTTCTCGGGGTTTTTAGTGGCGACGGGGAAATTAAATTTTTGGTTAGTTATTTTTTTGGGAACATTGGGCAATCTTTCCGGTTCGCTTCTCGCCTACTGGATTAGTATTAAGGGTGGACGGCCCTTAGTTGAAAAATTTGGTAAATATATATTAATTTCAAAACACGACCTAGATGTAGCTGACAATTGGTTTAAAAAACGCGGCAAATTAACCGTCTTTATAGGCCGCTGCCTGCCGATTGTTAGAACATACATCTCTTTTCCTGCCGGAGTGGCAAAAATGAATGTTTTTCAGTTTTCGTTCTATACCTTTATCGGCGCAGCTTTATGGTCAATTTTATTTACTTGGTTAGGCGTTAAATTGCAAAATAATTGGGAATTAATTAACGTAAAGCTACATGAGTTTAATCTGATTATTGCGATTTTGGTAGTGCTTTTTATCGCCCTTTATATTTGGCGGCACATCAAACATAATAAATCTTAATAATAAAAAAATATGGACTGAAATTAGTCCATATTTTTATTTTACCTTAAATTTTTTATAGATTCAAAATAAAGATCGCGAAGATTGTGGCGATTAAAATGCGATATATTCCGAAAGCTATAAAATTATTTTTTTGAATAAAACTTAATAAAAACTTTATACTGACAACGGCCACGACAAACGAAACAATAAAGCCTATTAATAAATACCAGATTTGATCGACCAAAAACGCATTCGCGCTTTTATACAGATCCAGGCCTGTCGCAGCCAGCATGGTCGGCACAGCCAATAAAAACGAAAATTCGACAATGGTTTTTCGTTTTAATCCCATGCCTAGGCCGCCGATAATTGTCGCGGCAGAACGGGAAACGCCGGGGATAATAGCGATTGATTGGCAAATACCCAAGGCTATCGCCTGCTTATTAGAAATTTTTTCAATATCTTCAGTCGCTCCTTGTTTTTCGCGATACAAAAATTCGAAAATGATAATAAATATACCACCAATAAAGAGCGCTAAAACAACTACCAAATTATTGCCTAATAAAAATTGCTTAACGATCTTATAAAAAATTAAGCCGATAATCGCCGTGGGAATAAAAGCGATAATGATTTTTTTGAGTACCTGCCAGTTTAATAAAAATTTCTTCCAATACAGCACGACTACGGCCAAAATTGCTCCCAATTGAATGATAATTTCAAAGCTTTTAATGAAATCTGGCTGGCTAATTTTTAAGATATATGAAGCTAAAATCAAATGACCGGTTGATGAAATCGGCAAAAATTCAGTTAGACCTTCAATAAGACCCAAAATGATTGAATGAAATAAATTCATATATAATTAGGTTATCGAGATTATTAAAATTGTCAACTAATATTGACATAAGCGCATAAAATAATATAATTAATATGCCGTATCATTCACCGCAAGCAAGAAAAGGAGCAATGATGTCTGTAACGGCCAAGGCGACCGTTTTTAAGCGCAGAGATACGTCGGTTATGACCGGCTGGCCAACTCGCGTCGTGAGACTTAAGGAGGACGAAACGCCACACGACCAGTCCCTGCACTTGGCGCATATCTGCGAATGCGACGCAGATGACCAGGCCAGAAAAGACGTTCTCTCCTTCTGGCTGCCCGAAAAATCCCTAAGAGAACACTACGAACCCGTGGAGGTGTAAATGCGACCCAGCAACAAGGGCCCTGACCGATAAGTCAGGGCCCCTTATTTTTATTCTCTTATAAATTAAGTCTACTTAGTAAATAATTTTACCAACCAGCCAAATAAGCTAAATTTATTTTCTTGAGTTTTAACAAAATTATTAAGTTGCGTTTGTTCTTGCTCTAAAGTATTAATCTGCTCCTGAATGGTTGTTTTAGTAGCGGTTGAATTAGTACTGTCTATTAGTCTATTTAGTTGATCTAACCTATTTCTAGTCTGAACAATATCACTCCTTAAGGCGCCAAGATTTTTATAATCACTACCGATTAAAAATGTTTTTATTTTATTCCTATCTTGAATTTTCTTAATAGTCGCAGCAGTAGAAGTGACTGAATCGCTTTGCTGCTGTGCGATAATCCTAACCTGCTGACCAATTCCCCCGTTTCTATCGGCGGTTTGTAAAAGATTTTGGACAAAATTTGCCACTGCGCTTCTGTGGGCTTCGGCCGTAATTTGCCCATTGTTTACCACAGGCACAGTCGGAGTGGCTGAGGTTGTCGGGATGGCGCTTCCTGAATTATTAAAAGTCTTTGGATTAATTTTACCCGCGTTATTATTCTGATTTTGCGATACGGCAAAACTTATATTAGATACCGAGAAGAAAACAAAAAACGCCGCTAAAATTAATAGAATCGGTAGTTTTCTTACTTTATTCATATGATTTTTATTACAAATTAACTATATATATTATATAATAAAAATAAATACAATGTAAGATATCAAAAGTGGATAAAATTTCATTGATTTTTAAATAATTTATCCCTCCCAGGCAGGGGGATGCTTTCTTACATTCCCGCCTTCATTTTTAATTGCTATGTTGACAAAAGGGTAAAAATATGCTATATTTATATCATAACCAAGGAGGCCTATAAATGTTCGGATTCGGAAGCATCGGCGAATTGCTCAATGACCCCGCTGGTCCGATCTACTGCGGATTCATCCTGCTGGGTATAACGGTGATACTGGCAATCCCGGGACTGTTCATAGCGGCAATGCTGGACACAAGACGGGCGAAGAAAGAAGAAGAGGCAAAGGGTAGAGCCTCTTAAACCAACCACGGAGGACTTGTTCTAGGTCCACCTCAACAGGTCGGTTCTGTAAAGGAGCCACTCGTAGGTGGGCCTTTGCTTTTATACAAAAAGACGAGATTGTTCTCGCCTTGTTTTTTATATAAAAAGACGAGTGTTCTTGCTCGTCTTTTTATATCTTTAAAATCTCTCTATTAATCTGCCTTATTCTCTGTTGTTATTAATGCTACTTTTGGGCTTGAACCATACTTATTATCGCCAGGTTGACTATTTTTTAAAGCAAAGATAGCTAAAATAATAGCTCCGATAAAAGGAATCAAGCCAAGAAGCAGCCACCAACCGCTAAAATTAATATCATGAAGCCTGCGCGCACCCACCGCTAAACTCGGCGTTAACACTGCTAAACCATACAAAAGATTAATTATTCTATCTTTATCGCCTATTATAGCTGCGATGATGCCGAGCAAAACACCGATAATAAAATTCCACAGAACAAAATTCCAATACTCCTTTCTGCTCGCGCGACCGCTAAAACCCAGATAATTCCTAATGACCATTAGGTAATATTTCATAAATTTTTATTTTTACAGATTAAGATATTTTATTATTTTCTAAAACCATGAATAATGTTTTGCCAAACGGGAGCTAGTCGAGTATTCACAAAACCCGTAACAGTAATATTGCCAATAATTGGTTGTGCTACTGAACCTATGCTGGCGACACCAAATTTACGTAAGAAAGAACTCCAAAGAGAACCAGAGCTGCCGGTCAAACCAGAAATGGGCAATGGCGTAATTTCTGTTGGCGGGGTTGATGGTAAAGGAACAATCTCCTCTGGTATGGTCGGGGTCGGAGTCGGAACTGGCGCTGGGGTTGGAATAACTGGCGGAATAATTACGGGTTGAATAATTTCTTCACCTAAAGTAGTAAAACAATATTCTGGGCTAACAGTTATGGGACTGCGAGAAACAACTCTATAACAATAAACAGTTGAAGGTAATAAATTATATAATGACACTGAATGGAAAAGAACAGCCGGACTAACATTATATTCAGGGGTGGCGTAGACATACCCAAGTTTTGGCGGATTATCTGAAACCTGACTTAAATCAAGAAGATGTGGCTCATTCTCTTGAGAATAAATAATATAGCTTGTTGCCAAAAGATTAGTATACCAAGTAAACGCAGCACTACTTTCTGAACGTGAAACTAGTTTTTCATTATAAATTACTAGTGGCACACCACCACCACCTCCTCCTCCACCTCCTCCGCAAGATTGTGTATTACAAACTAGACTTGAATCACCTTCGCAATTTTTTCCGCCATTAGCCGGCGCAGGATTAGTGCAAGTTCTTGTTTTGGTCCCACCACCGCAACTTACAGAACAAGCACTCCAATCCGACCAACCGCCATCTATTGGCGTGGGCGGCGGAGCTGCCTGGATATCGTTATTAGTAATGGTACAACTTTTGTTGTCACCGATAGCTAAAGTAATAACACCATCAGCATCACAATCTCCGCTAAAAGTTGCCGTATAACCACTCGGGCCTTGTTCAGAAACAAGGTAAGTCCCTACTGGAAAATTATTTGTTTCACCGCTAACAACCTGAGTTTCGCCAACATAAAGAGAAAAGTCGCTAACTTGAGAGGTACCGCCATCGTCATTAATAACCACCTTGGTAACCGTAAGCGCAGCGCAGTCTGGCGAATATGGAGTAATTTTTATTGGTTCATCAGTAAACTTAAATGTAAAAACAGATTTATCTACATGTCTCTCGGCAAAAAATATTTGAATAAGATGAGGGCCAGCGGTTAAATGTACAAATCCGTATTTATGTGTTTCACTATGAACCCCTCCGTTATCTATAGCCAAGACTCCGTCTATATAAACCCAAGAGTCATCATCAGAACCTAAATCATAATAATAGTCAGCTTCTGTTTCGATAGAGGCTACACCAGCCCAAGTCACTCCTAAATGAAAATCATGGCCGTAATAAATTTCTTCTGCTGCCATATCGAAAGGAAAAAAGTTTTTACCAAAATCTACCGAGCTGTCTATTCTTGAAAATCTAAAATAAGATTGATCATACCAATCAGCAGTCCACGGATCCACATAACTCAACGGATCGCCATGCGTCCGGTCGGGCCATTTAGAAGGAGGCAAATTCATGTCCTTGTGGTGAATAGAATAATTAAAATACTCGCCATACCAACCGCTACCAACTATATCTGGACAAGTTAATTGTTCTAATTCACACGTAGCAGAACATCCATCTCCGTTAATATTATTATGGTCATCGCATTCTTCGCCATCATCTTTTACTCCGTCACCACACGTAGACAAAACAGGAGCCAAAGATAATGGAGCTAAAAATAAATTTATTGGACTATCGTCATTAGTAATAGTACAAACCTTTGATTCGCCTGCTTTTAATAATATATTGCCATTTGAGTCGCAATCACCGCTAAAAGTTGCCGTATAACCGCTCGGGCCTTGTTCAGAAACAAGGTAAGTCCCTACTGGAAAATTATTTGTTTCACCGCTAACAACCTGGGTTTCGCCAACATAAAGAGAAAAGTCATCAACCTGAGAAACGCCGCCATCGTCATTAATAACCACTTTTACGATTTTGATTGAAGCTAATTCATTATCAGAATTATTAGGAGCCGATAAAATAACGTCCGTGGATGTAGTAGATGCATTGGAGCTAAAGATATCGGCTAATAATTCTTCGGCTGAAACATAATCAAAAGACATAACCGACGATATCATTATCATTAAACTAATCAGAAAAACTTTACCCTTGTGTTTGTGATTAATGAGTTTTAATAGAATGTTTTTCATAAAAACGTTTTTATTTTACTTGTTTAGATATTAAGATTAAATGCTTAAATTATTTTTTGTATAAATAAAAGATGACCCTAAATAATAAAAGGCTCATTTATTTCTCGGTTCCAAATTATAGTGCAACACCGTCCAGCCT includes:
- the ppdK gene encoding pyruvate, phosphate dikinase, with product MAKKRTQKLVYYFGDRETEGNITMKDTLGGKGAGLADMAKAGVPVPPGFTITTEVCNYFYDHNNKLPSELDKQIKSALKKIEKSVNKKLGDSKNPLLVSVRSGARFSMPGMMDTILNLGLNDENVVNLIKTTKNPRFVYDTYRRFIQMFGNVVLGIAKEQFEEILTEIKEKRNIKYDFDLREDDLKEIISQYKKLIREITKHDLPVDAYQQLKMARDAVFKSWNNPRAQTYRRLNKISDDLGTAVNIQVMVFGNMGNDCATGVGFTRNPATGENQFYGEYLINAQGEDVVAGVRTPQPIASLAKDMPLVYRQLKTITKRLEKHYKDVQDFEFTVEKNKLYILQTRTGKRTARAAIKNAVDMVKEKMISKEVAILRVEPEQINQLLHPILDPKIKSQAIGRGLPASPGAAVGHVVFSSEEATALGVDKPVILVRTETCPDDIHGMEVAQGVLTARGGMTSHAAVVARGMGRCCVVGCEELKVDEKNKKFHLGKNIVNEGDWLTLDGNTGQIILGKVATVQPTLSGEFGQLMKWVDEIKQLKVRANADMPRDAKMARIFGAEGIGLCRTEHMFFDKDRLPYIQEMIIADTEETRRAALNKLLPFQKEDFKELFKEMRGYPVTVRTLDPPLHEFLPKDQKEAKELSEKIKISEEKIWAKAQELHEFNPMLGHRGCRLGITYPEITEMQVRAIISAACELKKENIKVVPEIMIPLVGNVNELKNQKDVVKKIAAEVMKQYKTKIEYLVGTMIEVPRAAVTADQIAQEADFFSFGTNDLTQMGMGFSRDDSGKFIKVYLNKKIIAADPFQSLDQEGIGQLVKIGINKGRSVKKGLKIGICGEHGGDSASIGFCYEAGMNYVSCSPYRVPIARIAAAQAVVKRKLKIEHTSK
- a CDS encoding DUF167 domain-containing protein, whose amino-acid sequence is MKILVKVKPGVKKNEVMKIGECEYVVFTNAPAKQGKANQAVIKLLSEYFKIPASRISIAIGHKTKSKIIEIN
- a CDS encoding DedA family protein — translated: MIATLITFLANIIIQVISSIGYAGIYLLMLLESCGFLIPSEIIMPFSGFLVATGKLNFWLVIFLGTLGNLSGSLLAYWISIKGGRPLVEKFGKYILISKHDLDVADNWFKKRGKLTVFIGRCLPIVRTYISFPAGVAKMNVFQFSFYTFIGAALWSILFTWLGVKLQNNWELINVKLHEFNLIIAILVVLFIALYIWRHIKHNKS
- a CDS encoding undecaprenyl-diphosphate phosphatase, with the protein product MNLFHSIILGLIEGLTEFLPISSTGHLILASYILKISQPDFIKSFEIIIQLGAILAVVVLYWKKFLLNWQVLKKIIIAFIPTAIIGLIFYKIVKQFLLGNNLVVVLALFIGGIFIIIFEFLYREKQGATEDIEKISNKQAIALGICQSIAIIPGVSRSAATIIGGLGMGLKRKTIVEFSFLLAVPTMLAATGLDLYKSANAFLVDQIWYLLIGFIVSFVVAVVSIKFLLSFIQKNNFIAFGIYRILIATIFAIFILNL
- a CDS encoding DUF805 domain-containing protein; this encodes MKYYLMVIRNYLGFSGRASRKEYWNFVLWNFIIGVLLGIIAAIIGDKDRIINLLYGLAVLTPSLAVGARRLHDINFSGWWLLLGLIPFIGAIILAIFALKNSQPGDNKYGSSPKVALITTENKAD